A window of the Oncorhynchus kisutch isolate 150728-3 linkage group LG12, Okis_V2, whole genome shotgun sequence genome harbors these coding sequences:
- the LOC109900778 gene encoding uncharacterized protein LOC109900778 isoform X2, whose protein sequence is MVQMERREVPRLIRYYTITIGKTMSSHNQFMRQLGGGFTEVLSPAQSDIIMAFCPIVSRAGTDIEAALPQIPEGKDVILVVLHHYFNPDYTVPNSSRLVTRSDVILTVDCLFHESKGGLLNCPRNKAAVGKIRNRLNRKPKVIDAIVDIPDHRNRPMVCSSVLDCIRADRRCCQRSPFACVGLIMFLLLLCLVVFLIVSFWKQ, encoded by the exons ATGGTTCA AATGGAACGCAGAG AGGTGCCAAGGTTGATAAGGTACTACACCATCACCATTGGCAAGACTATGAGTTCTCATAATCAGTTTATGAGACAACTTGGAGGAGGCTTCACTGAAGTGTTGTCACCAGCGCAGAGTGATATCATCATGGCTTTCTGTCCCATCGTCTCTCGTGCTGGTACTGATATTGAGGCAGCACTGCCGCAGATTCCAG AGGGCAAAGATGTCATTCTGGTAGTCCTGCATCACTATTTTAACCCAGACTACACTGTACCTAACAGCAGCAGACTAGTGACCAGAAGTGATGTAATACTCACAGTGGACTGTCTGTTCCATGAGAGTAAGGGAGGACTACTGAACTGTCCTCGCAACAAAGCAGCAGTTGGTAAAATTCGGAACCGGCTGAACAGGAAGCCAAAG GTGATAGATGCCATCGTGGACATCCCTGATCACAGAAACAGGCCA ATGGTGTGTTCCAGTGTCCTTGATTGCATCAGGGCAGACAGGCGTT GTTGCCAGAGATCACCATTTGCATGTGTTGGGCTCATTatgtttcttcttcttttgtgtTTGGTGGTATTTTTGATTGTTTCTTTCTGGAAACAATGA
- the LOC109900774 gene encoding uncharacterized protein LOC109900774, protein MKVKLFLIKTISPSSRVLFHFLLGIKEGSHTIMLQSTMEHREVPRLMKYYTITTGNTMDSHIQFMQQLGVGFTEVMSPEQSDIIVAFCPIVSRAGTDFEAAQQQIPEGKDVILVVLHHYFNPDCTAPDSSRLVTRSDVILTVDCLFHESKGGLLNCPRNKAAVGKIRNRLNMKPKTKDQMDSGWTIFSVCCTIVVILSIGTFLKKIISEKYA, encoded by the exons ATGAAAGTGAAACTGTTTCTGATAAAAACCATCTCTCCCTCAAGCCGTGTACTTTTTCACTTTCTTTTGGGCATCAAAGAAGGTTCACACACCATTATGCTTCA ATCCACAATGGAACACAGAG AGGTGCCAAGATTGATGAAGTACTACACCATCACCACCGGCAATACTATGGATTCTCATATCCAGTTTATGCAACAACTTGGAGTAGGCTTCACTGAAGTGATGTCACCAGAGCAGAGTGATATCATCGTGGCTTTCTGTCCCATCGTCTCTCGTGCTGGTACTGATTTTGAGGCAGCACAGCAGCAGATTCCAG AGGGTAAAGATGTCATTCTGGTAGTCCTGCATCATTATTTTAACCCAGACTGCACTGCACCTGACAGCAGCAGACTAGTGACCAGAAGTGATGTAATACTCACAGTGGACTGTCTGTTCCATGAGAGTAAGGGAGGACTACTGAACTGTCCTCGCAACAAAGCAGCAGTTGGTAAAATTCGGAACCGGCTGAACATGAAGCCAAAG ACCAAAGACCAGATGGACAGTGGG TGGACGATTTTCTCTGTCTGTTGTACAATAGTTGTAATCTTGTCCATTGGGACTTTTTTAAAGAAAATTATTTCAGAGAAATATGCTTAG
- the LOC109900778 gene encoding uncharacterized protein LOC109900778 isoform X1, with the protein MVQSRMERREVPRLIRYYTITIGKTMSSHNQFMRQLGGGFTEVLSPAQSDIIMAFCPIVSRAGTDIEAALPQIPEGKDVILVVLHHYFNPDYTVPNSSRLVTRSDVILTVDCLFHESKGGLLNCPRNKAAVGKIRNRLNRKPKVIDAIVDIPDHRNRPMVCSSVLDCIRADRRCCQRSPFACVGLIMFLLLLCLVVFLIVSFWKQ; encoded by the exons ATGGTTCA GTCCAGAATGGAACGCAGAG AGGTGCCAAGGTTGATAAGGTACTACACCATCACCATTGGCAAGACTATGAGTTCTCATAATCAGTTTATGAGACAACTTGGAGGAGGCTTCACTGAAGTGTTGTCACCAGCGCAGAGTGATATCATCATGGCTTTCTGTCCCATCGTCTCTCGTGCTGGTACTGATATTGAGGCAGCACTGCCGCAGATTCCAG AGGGCAAAGATGTCATTCTGGTAGTCCTGCATCACTATTTTAACCCAGACTACACTGTACCTAACAGCAGCAGACTAGTGACCAGAAGTGATGTAATACTCACAGTGGACTGTCTGTTCCATGAGAGTAAGGGAGGACTACTGAACTGTCCTCGCAACAAAGCAGCAGTTGGTAAAATTCGGAACCGGCTGAACAGGAAGCCAAAG GTGATAGATGCCATCGTGGACATCCCTGATCACAGAAACAGGCCA ATGGTGTGTTCCAGTGTCCTTGATTGCATCAGGGCAGACAGGCGTT GTTGCCAGAGATCACCATTTGCATGTGTTGGGCTCATTatgtttcttcttcttttgtgtTTGGTGGTATTTTTGATTGTTTCTTTCTGGAAACAATGA
- the LOC109900778 gene encoding uncharacterized protein LOC109900778 isoform X3 has product MSSHNQFMRQLGGGFTEVLSPAQSDIIMAFCPIVSRAGTDIEAALPQIPEGKDVILVVLHHYFNPDYTVPNSSRLVTRSDVILTVDCLFHESKGGLLNCPRNKAAVGKIRNRLNRKPKVIDAIVDIPDHRNRPMVCSSVLDCIRADRRCCQRSPFACVGLIMFLLLLCLVVFLIVSFWKQ; this is encoded by the exons ATGAGTTCTCATAATCAGTTTATGAGACAACTTGGAGGAGGCTTCACTGAAGTGTTGTCACCAGCGCAGAGTGATATCATCATGGCTTTCTGTCCCATCGTCTCTCGTGCTGGTACTGATATTGAGGCAGCACTGCCGCAGATTCCAG AGGGCAAAGATGTCATTCTGGTAGTCCTGCATCACTATTTTAACCCAGACTACACTGTACCTAACAGCAGCAGACTAGTGACCAGAAGTGATGTAATACTCACAGTGGACTGTCTGTTCCATGAGAGTAAGGGAGGACTACTGAACTGTCCTCGCAACAAAGCAGCAGTTGGTAAAATTCGGAACCGGCTGAACAGGAAGCCAAAG GTGATAGATGCCATCGTGGACATCCCTGATCACAGAAACAGGCCA ATGGTGTGTTCCAGTGTCCTTGATTGCATCAGGGCAGACAGGCGTT GTTGCCAGAGATCACCATTTGCATGTGTTGGGCTCATTatgtttcttcttcttttgtgtTTGGTGGTATTTTTGATTGTTTCTTTCTGGAAACAATGA